TGACTTGCGCATGATTTTGACCGGAATACACATTGTAACAGGAGCGTAGGTGGGATACAATGTTACAAACAGCGGGGCGGTATGAAATGAAGAAGATTGGCTACCGAATAATACTTCAAGAATGGAGGGTACCTAATTGACCACAGGTGATTTTAAAGAAGACCCGCGCTTTGCCCAATGCAGCAAAGAGACAATAGTAATGGTAGTCTTGCTAATTGCTAACATTTTATGGTGGTTTGGTTTTGCTTACGGCCTTGGCTCCCGGCCAGTAGAGCAGTATAGTTATGTTTTGGGATTGCCGGCGTGGTTTTTTTACAGTTGTGTTCTGGGCTATGTTGTCTTTAGCTTGGCTTCCTATCTAGCTGTTCGCTTCTTCTTTAAAGACATTCCTTTGGACAGTGCCGAAACCAAGAAAGGAGGCGAACAGAAATAATGCAACCTCAAGCAGTCTTGGTGGTTCTCATTATTGTTTATTTGAGTGTACTAGTCGGCGTAGGGGTGTATGCTTCCAGAGCTAGACAGACTGTTAAAGGCGGGTTTTTGGCCGACTACTTTCTCGGAGGACGCAGCTTAAGCGGTTTTGTATTGGCTATGACTTTGGTAGCTACCTATACCAGTGCCAGTAGTTTCTTGGGCGGGCCAGGTACCGCCTATAATCAAGGGCTGGGCTGGGTACTGCTGGCTGTTATTCAATTGCCTTCTATGTATGTTACTTTGGGGGTGCTAGGCAAAAGGTTTGCCATTATCGGCCGCAAGATTAATGCAGTCACTGTTATTGACATTCTGCGCGAACGCTATGACAAAAACAAATTTGTGACCATATCTTCGGCGGTATTCATTGTTGCTTTTCTAATTGCAGCTGTAGCCGCTCAGTTCTTAGGTGGGGCTCGCCTATTTCAGTCAGTGACCGGCTATAGCTATTTGCTGTGCCTGATCCTTTTTACTGCTGTGGTGATGGTCTATGTAACCCTCGGCGGTTTTGTGGCAGTTGCACTCAACGACGCTATCAATGGGACCATGATGTTTATCGGCACGGTTGTGCTCCTTGTGACTACTATTGTGGCTGGTGGTGGCCTGCCGGCCATAATGACTAAAGTGGCCCAAATCAATCCCGATCTCATTACACCCTTTGGGGTAGACAATTTTATCAGCGTACCTTGGATTTCGTCGTTCTGGATACTGGTTTGTATCGGTATTCTGGGTTTACCGCAGAACGCAGTACGAGCTATGACGTTTAAGAATTCCAAAGCTATGCACCAGGCAATTGTCATTGGCACTGTGGTTGTGGGAATGCTGATGCTAGGTATGCACTTGGTGGGAGTGTTAGCACGGGCCATAGTGCCCGTGGTGGCAAACAGCGATATGACTATTCCCACGTTGGCTCTTCAAGTTCTACATCCGGTAGTGGCGGCCTTTGTCCTGGCGGCACCCCTGGCAGCCATCATGTCGACAGTAGACTCACAATTAATATACATCGCCGGGACTATTGTTAAAGACGTATATTTGAACTACATCAAT
The DNA window shown above is from Bacillota bacterium and carries:
- a CDS encoding YhdT family protein, with the protein product MVVLLIANILWWFGFAYGLGSRPVEQYSYVLGLPAWFFYSCVLGYVVFSLASYLAVRFFFKDIPLDSAETKKGGEQK
- the panF gene encoding sodium/panthothenate symporter yields the protein MQPQAVLVVLIIVYLSVLVGVGVYASRARQTVKGGFLADYFLGGRSLSGFVLAMTLVATYTSASSFLGGPGTAYNQGLGWVLLAVIQLPSMYVTLGVLGKRFAIIGRKINAVTVIDILRERYDKNKFVTISSAVFIVAFLIAAVAAQFLGGARLFQSVTGYSYLLCLILFTAVVMVYVTLGGFVAVALNDAINGTMMFIGTVVLLVTTIVAGGGLPAIMTKVAQINPDLITPFGVDNFISVPWISSFWILVCIGILGLPQNAVRAMTFKNSKAMHQAIVIGTVVVGMLMLGMHLVGVLARAIVPVVANSDMTIPTLALQVLHPVVAAFVLAAPLAAIMSTVDSQLIYIAGTIVKDVYLNYINPTAPESGIKRLSQGCNIVLSLVILALAIKPPSMIVWINLFAFGGLQAAFFFPLVGGLYWKRANVQGAIAAQLAGVLSFIWFTAKMPRPLGLHPIVPTLGISLAAFLLVSLATPAPKMETIQKFWG